From Panicum hallii strain FIL2 chromosome 2, PHallii_v3.1, whole genome shotgun sequence, a single genomic window includes:
- the LOC112882148 gene encoding ubiquitin-activating enzyme E1 3 isoform X1: MRCLRLLRRGFLSMLPSKRSAGADGGQPKRLKVGESPPPVAAASNGSRNGAPPEIDEDLHSRQLAVYGRETMRRLFASDVLVSGLNGLGAEIAKNLALAGVRSVTVHDVKDVDMWDLSGNFFLSEQDIGKNRALACVSKLQELNNAVLVSALTEELTKEHLSKFQAVVFTDISLDKAYEFDDYCHSHQPPISFIKAEVCGLFGSVFCDFGPEFTVLDVDGEDPHTGIIASISNDSPAMVSCVDDERLEFQDGDLVVFSEVQGMAELNDGKPRKVKNARPFSFSIEEDTGSYGVYTKGGIVTQVKEPKLLHFKSLRDAMKDPGDFLLSDFSKFERSPVIHLAFQALDNFRKEHGRYPTAGCEQDAQCFLKFAADINEASIDSKLEKIDEKLLRHFSSGSRAVLNPMAAMFGGIVGQEVVKACSGKFHPLYQFFYFDSVESLPTYQLDPQDLKPSNSRYDAQISVFGSKLLKKLQDANIFIVGSGALGCEFLKNLALMGVSCSSKSKLTITDDDVIEKSNLSRQFLFRDWNIGQAKSTVAAAAARAINPSLQIDALQNRACPDTESVFHDTFWDGLDVVINALDNVNARMYMDMRCLYFQKPLLESGTLGAKCNTQMVIPHLTENYGASRDPPEKQAPMCTVHSFPHNIDHCLTWARSEFEGLLEKTPNEVNSFLSNPTQYAAAMRKAGDAQARELLERVSECLGKERCITFEDCITWARLRFEDYFSNRVKQLTFTFPEDASTSTGTPFWSAPKRFPRPLQFSATDSSHIHFIMSASILRAESFGIAIPDWAKNTSKLADAVNKVAVPEFEPKKGVNIVTDEKATNLSSASVDDVAVIDDLLSKLEECAKNLPPGFQMKPIQFEKDDDTNFHMDLISGFANMRARNYSIPEVDKLKAKFIAGRIIPAIATSTAMATGLVCLELYKVIAGEHPIEDYRNTFTNLALPLFSMAEPVPAKVMKHQDLSWTVWDRWLIKGDLTVAELLQWFSDKGLSAYSMSCGTSLLYNSMFARHKERLQKKVVDVAREVAKVELPEYRRHIDIVVACEDNDGNDIDIPLVSVYFR, from the exons ATGAGGTGCTTACGCTTGCTGCGCAGGGGATTCCTCTCCATGCTCCCTTCCAAGAGGTCCGCGGGCGCTGACGGCGGCCAGCCCAAGAGGCTCAAGGTGGGGGAAtcgccgccgcccgtcgccgccgccagtAACGGCAGTCGGAATGGGGCGCCGCCGGAGATCGACGAGGACCTGCACAGCAGGCAGCTCGCCGTCTACGGCAGGGAGACAATGCGCCGCCTCTTCGCCTCCGACGTCCTCGTCTCTGGACTCAATGGACTCGGTGCTGAGATTG CAAAGAATCTAGCTCTTGCTGGAGTCAGATCTGTCACTGTACATGATGTCAAAGATGTGGACATGTGGGACTTGTCTGGCAATTTCTTTTTGTCAGAGCAAGATATTGGAAAGAACAGGGCCCTTGCTTGTGTATCCAAGTTGCAGGAGCTGAACAATGCTGTCCTGGTATCTGCTCTAACAGAGGAATTGACAAAAGAGCACTTATCTAAGTTCCAG GCTGTTGTTTTCACCGACATAAGTTTAGACAAGGCTTATGAATTTGATGACTATTGCCACAGCCACCAGCCTCCAATCTCCTTCATCAAAGCTGAAGTTTGTGGCCTTTTCGGTAGTGTCTTTTGTGATTTTGGACCTGAGTTTACCGTACTTGATGTTGATGGTGAAGATCCACATACTGGTATAATTGCATCTATCAGCAATGACAGTCCTGCAATGGTATCCTGTGTTGATGATGAGCGGCTTGAGTTTCAGGATGGTGATCTTGTTGTTTTCTCTGAGGTCCAGGGCATGGCAGAACTGAATGATGGTAAACCAAGAAAGGTTAAAAATGCTAGGCCATTTTCATTTAGCATTGAGGAGGATACAGGTAGTTATGGTGTTTATACAAAAGGTGGAATTGTTACGCAAGTGAAGGAACcaaaacttctacatttcaaGTCACTAAGAGATGCTATGAAAGATCCTGGCGACTTCCTTCTGAGCGACTTTTCAAAGTTTGAACGTTCACCTGTAATTCACCTAGCATTTCAAGCTCTGGATAATTTTAGGAAAGAACATGGGCGATATCCTACCGCTGGTTGTGAGCAGGATGCTCAATGCTTTCTCAAGTTCGCTGCTGATATTAATGAAGCATCAATTGATTCTAAGCTGGAAAAAATTGATGAGAAGTTGCTCCGGCATTTTTCAAGTGGTTCTCGAGCTGTTTTGAACCCAATGGCCGCAATGTTTGGTGGTATTGTTGGTCAGGAAGTTGTGAAGGCATGTTCAGGGAAATTCCATCCGCTTTACCAG TTCTTCTACTTTGATTCTGTTGAATCTCTCCCAACATACCAGTTGGATCCCCAAGACTTGAAGCCATCAAACAGCCGCTATGATGCTCAGATCTCTGTATTTGGTTCCAAGCTTCTGAAGAAGCTGCAAGATGCAAATATTTTCATTGTGGGTTCTGGTGCCCTTGGATGTGAATTCTTGAAGAACCTTGCCTTAATGGGTGTCTCTTGCAGCTCCAAGTCGAAGCTAACTATAACAGATGATGATGTCATCGAGAAAAGCAATTTGAGCCGTCAATTTCTATTCCGTGACTGGAACATTGGACAGGCAAAGTCTACTGTGGCTGCCGCTGCTGCCAGAGCTATCAACCCCAGCCTCCAAATTGACGCGCTTCAGAACCGTGCCTGTCCAGATACTGAAAGTGTGTTCCATGACACATTCTGGGATGGACTGGACGTTGTCATCAATGCACTTGATAATGTTAACGCTAGGATGTATATGGACATGAGGTGCCTGTACTTCCAGAAGCCACTACTGGAGTCAGGGACGTTGGGTGCAAAGTGCAATACTCAAATGGTCATTCCTCACCTTACTGAAAATTATGGAGCTTCAAGAGACCCACCAGAGAAGCAGGCACCCATGTGCACAGTTCATTCTTTTCCACACAATATTGATCATTGCTTGACATGGGCTCGTTCAGAGTTTGAGGGTTTGCTAGAGAAAACACCAAATGAAGTAAATTCTTTTCTGTCTAATCCTACTCAATATGCTGCTGCCATGAGGAAGGCAGGTGATGCCCAGGCAAGAGAATTACTTGAACGTGTCTCTGAATGTCTTGGCAAGGAGCGATGCATTACATTTGAGGACTGCATAACTTGGGCCCGACTTAG GTTTGAGGATTATTTCTCAAACCGTGTGAAGCAGCTCACATTCACTTTTCCTGAAGATGCTTCTACTAGCACAGGCACTCCTTTCTGGTCTGCTCCAAAGCGTTTTCCTCGGCCTCTGCAATTTTCAGCCACCGACTCATCTCACATTCACTTCATTATGTCTGCTTCAATATTGAGAGCAGAGTCATTTGGAATTGCCATACCTGACTGGGCAAAGAACACAAGTAAGCTGGCTGATGCAGTCAATAAGGTCGCAGTTCCTGAATTTGAGCCAAAGAAAGGGGTGAATATTGTGACAGATGAGAAGGCTACTAACCTTTCTAGCGCCTCAGTTGATGATGTCGCTGTTATCGATGACCTTCTGTCCAAGTTAGAAGAATGTGCAAAGAATCTGCCTCCAGGGTTCCAAATGAAACCTATCCAATTTGAGAAG GATGACGATACTAATTTTCACATGGATTTAATATCTGGGTTTGCGAACATGCGGGCAAGGAACTACAGCATTCCCGAGGTTGACAAgttgaaggccaagttcatcgCTGGAAGAATCATCCCTGCTATTGCAACTTCAACAGCCATGGCCACAGGTCTTGTGTGCCTTGAGCTATACAAGGTTATTGCTGGTGAGCACCCTATTGAGGACTACCGCAACACATTCACCAACCTAGCGCTGCCTCTGTTCTCGATGGCCGAGCCTGTTCCAGCCAAGGTGATGAAGCACCAAGACCTTAGCTGGACCGTATGGGATCGATGGTTGATCAAGGGCGACCTGACTGTTGCGGAGCTCCTGCAGTGGTTCAGCGACAAGGGCCTCAGTGCTTACAGCATGTCCTGTGGCACGTCTCTGCTGTACAATAGCATGTTTGCAAGGCACAAGGAAAGACTGCAGAAGAAGGTTGTTGATGTCGCGAGGGAAGTCGCTAAGGTGGAGCTCCCTGAGTACAGGAGGCACATAGATATTGTGGTGGCCTGCGAGGACAATGATGGGAACGACATTGATATCCCTCTCGTGTCCGTCTACTTCCGGTAG
- the LOC112881374 gene encoding uncharacterized protein LOC112881374, with the protein MDGGSSINILYVGTFDAMGISRSKLCTSIFPFLRIILGMRSYPMGNIELPDTFGDCSNFHTETLIFEVVDFDGSYHTILGRLCYAKFMTVPNYTYVKLKMPGPNGIITVSGSIEKAYACGREHFELATALTNSVELQKLRRTVTEGAPNSNEPTSSSPFRPTKDTMAIGIDPNDPIKTVQIWA; encoded by the coding sequence ATGGACGGGGGTAGTAGCATCAACATCTTATATGTTGGGACCTTTGATGCTATGGGCATCTCACGATCTAAGCTCTGCACTTCCATCTTCCCCTTCCTTAGGATCATCTTAGGCATGAGGTCGTACCCTATGGGGAATATTGAGCTGCCAGACACGTTCGGTGACTGCAGCAACTTCCACACCGAGACCCTGATCTTCGAGGTAGTGGATTTTGACGGATCGTATCACACCATCCTCGGGCGTCTGTGCTACGCCAAATTCATGACGGTCCCCAACTACACCTACGTCAAGCTGAAGATGCCGGGGCCAAACGGCATCATCACGGTCAGCGGCTCCATCGAGAAGGCGTACGCCTGCGGTCGTGAGCACTTCGAGCTTGCCACCGCCCTCACCAACTCCGTCGAGCTTCAGAAACTTCGTCGGACGGTGACGGAAGGCGCTCCCAACTCCAACGAACCAACTTCGTCCAGCCCCTTCCGCCCGACCAAGGACACCATGGCGATCGGCATCGACCCCAATGACCCGATCAAGACCGTGCAGATCTGGGCCTAG
- the LOC112881375 gene encoding uncharacterized protein LOC112881375, whose translation MVGPLLKAPGGFTRLLVMVDKFTRGIEAKPIVEPSSQEAVKFFLDISYRFGVPNIIITGNGIKIDWASVGHSYTNGQVQRVNGMVLQGLMPRIFDQLIKFAGRWVQELPGVLWILKTTPNWSKGFTSFFLTYGMKAVLPTHLGHGAPRVKAFDPNRAIEAQQDMVNLLDEARETTLVHLVKY comes from the coding sequence atggtCGGGCCTCTCCTGAAGGCTCCTGGCGGCTTCACCCGCCTGCTCGTCATGGTGGACAAGTTCACCAGAGGGATTGAGGCAAAACCGATCGTCGAGCCCAGCTCCCAAGAAGCTGTCAAGTTTTTTCTTGACATCAGCTACCGTTTTGGTGTGCCCAACATCATCATCACGGGCAATGGGATCAAGATCGACTGGGCATCAGTCGGACACTCTTACACCAACGGGCAGGTGCAAAGGGTGAATGGCATGGTCCTCCAGGGACTCATGCCTCGCATCTTCGACCAGCTCATCAAGTTTGCTGGCCGGTGGGTCCAGGAACTCCCAGGCGTCCTTTGGATCCTGAAGACAACTCCCAATTGGTCCAAAGGATTCACCTCGTTCTTCCTAACTTACGGGATGAAAGCCGTGCTACCCACCCACTTGGGCCATGGCGCCCCAAGGGTCAAGGCCTTTGACCCCAACCGAGCCATAGAGGCTCAGCAGGACATGGTCAACTTGTTGGATGAGGCTCGGGAGACGACCCTGGTCCACTTGGTGAAGTACTAG
- the LOC112882148 gene encoding ubiquitin-activating enzyme E1 3 isoform X2 has translation MLPSKRSAGADGGQPKRLKVGESPPPVAAASNGSRNGAPPEIDEDLHSRQLAVYGRETMRRLFASDVLVSGLNGLGAEIAKNLALAGVRSVTVHDVKDVDMWDLSGNFFLSEQDIGKNRALACVSKLQELNNAVLVSALTEELTKEHLSKFQAVVFTDISLDKAYEFDDYCHSHQPPISFIKAEVCGLFGSVFCDFGPEFTVLDVDGEDPHTGIIASISNDSPAMVSCVDDERLEFQDGDLVVFSEVQGMAELNDGKPRKVKNARPFSFSIEEDTGSYGVYTKGGIVTQVKEPKLLHFKSLRDAMKDPGDFLLSDFSKFERSPVIHLAFQALDNFRKEHGRYPTAGCEQDAQCFLKFAADINEASIDSKLEKIDEKLLRHFSSGSRAVLNPMAAMFGGIVGQEVVKACSGKFHPLYQFFYFDSVESLPTYQLDPQDLKPSNSRYDAQISVFGSKLLKKLQDANIFIVGSGALGCEFLKNLALMGVSCSSKSKLTITDDDVIEKSNLSRQFLFRDWNIGQAKSTVAAAAARAINPSLQIDALQNRACPDTESVFHDTFWDGLDVVINALDNVNARMYMDMRCLYFQKPLLESGTLGAKCNTQMVIPHLTENYGASRDPPEKQAPMCTVHSFPHNIDHCLTWARSEFEGLLEKTPNEVNSFLSNPTQYAAAMRKAGDAQARELLERVSECLGKERCITFEDCITWARLRFEDYFSNRVKQLTFTFPEDASTSTGTPFWSAPKRFPRPLQFSATDSSHIHFIMSASILRAESFGIAIPDWAKNTSKLADAVNKVAVPEFEPKKGVNIVTDEKATNLSSASVDDVAVIDDLLSKLEECAKNLPPGFQMKPIQFEKDDDTNFHMDLISGFANMRARNYSIPEVDKLKAKFIAGRIIPAIATSTAMATGLVCLELYKVIAGEHPIEDYRNTFTNLALPLFSMAEPVPAKVMKHQDLSWTVWDRWLIKGDLTVAELLQWFSDKGLSAYSMSCGTSLLYNSMFARHKERLQKKVVDVAREVAKVELPEYRRHIDIVVACEDNDGNDIDIPLVSVYFR, from the exons ATGCTCCCTTCCAAGAGGTCCGCGGGCGCTGACGGCGGCCAGCCCAAGAGGCTCAAGGTGGGGGAAtcgccgccgcccgtcgccgccgccagtAACGGCAGTCGGAATGGGGCGCCGCCGGAGATCGACGAGGACCTGCACAGCAGGCAGCTCGCCGTCTACGGCAGGGAGACAATGCGCCGCCTCTTCGCCTCCGACGTCCTCGTCTCTGGACTCAATGGACTCGGTGCTGAGATTG CAAAGAATCTAGCTCTTGCTGGAGTCAGATCTGTCACTGTACATGATGTCAAAGATGTGGACATGTGGGACTTGTCTGGCAATTTCTTTTTGTCAGAGCAAGATATTGGAAAGAACAGGGCCCTTGCTTGTGTATCCAAGTTGCAGGAGCTGAACAATGCTGTCCTGGTATCTGCTCTAACAGAGGAATTGACAAAAGAGCACTTATCTAAGTTCCAG GCTGTTGTTTTCACCGACATAAGTTTAGACAAGGCTTATGAATTTGATGACTATTGCCACAGCCACCAGCCTCCAATCTCCTTCATCAAAGCTGAAGTTTGTGGCCTTTTCGGTAGTGTCTTTTGTGATTTTGGACCTGAGTTTACCGTACTTGATGTTGATGGTGAAGATCCACATACTGGTATAATTGCATCTATCAGCAATGACAGTCCTGCAATGGTATCCTGTGTTGATGATGAGCGGCTTGAGTTTCAGGATGGTGATCTTGTTGTTTTCTCTGAGGTCCAGGGCATGGCAGAACTGAATGATGGTAAACCAAGAAAGGTTAAAAATGCTAGGCCATTTTCATTTAGCATTGAGGAGGATACAGGTAGTTATGGTGTTTATACAAAAGGTGGAATTGTTACGCAAGTGAAGGAACcaaaacttctacatttcaaGTCACTAAGAGATGCTATGAAAGATCCTGGCGACTTCCTTCTGAGCGACTTTTCAAAGTTTGAACGTTCACCTGTAATTCACCTAGCATTTCAAGCTCTGGATAATTTTAGGAAAGAACATGGGCGATATCCTACCGCTGGTTGTGAGCAGGATGCTCAATGCTTTCTCAAGTTCGCTGCTGATATTAATGAAGCATCAATTGATTCTAAGCTGGAAAAAATTGATGAGAAGTTGCTCCGGCATTTTTCAAGTGGTTCTCGAGCTGTTTTGAACCCAATGGCCGCAATGTTTGGTGGTATTGTTGGTCAGGAAGTTGTGAAGGCATGTTCAGGGAAATTCCATCCGCTTTACCAG TTCTTCTACTTTGATTCTGTTGAATCTCTCCCAACATACCAGTTGGATCCCCAAGACTTGAAGCCATCAAACAGCCGCTATGATGCTCAGATCTCTGTATTTGGTTCCAAGCTTCTGAAGAAGCTGCAAGATGCAAATATTTTCATTGTGGGTTCTGGTGCCCTTGGATGTGAATTCTTGAAGAACCTTGCCTTAATGGGTGTCTCTTGCAGCTCCAAGTCGAAGCTAACTATAACAGATGATGATGTCATCGAGAAAAGCAATTTGAGCCGTCAATTTCTATTCCGTGACTGGAACATTGGACAGGCAAAGTCTACTGTGGCTGCCGCTGCTGCCAGAGCTATCAACCCCAGCCTCCAAATTGACGCGCTTCAGAACCGTGCCTGTCCAGATACTGAAAGTGTGTTCCATGACACATTCTGGGATGGACTGGACGTTGTCATCAATGCACTTGATAATGTTAACGCTAGGATGTATATGGACATGAGGTGCCTGTACTTCCAGAAGCCACTACTGGAGTCAGGGACGTTGGGTGCAAAGTGCAATACTCAAATGGTCATTCCTCACCTTACTGAAAATTATGGAGCTTCAAGAGACCCACCAGAGAAGCAGGCACCCATGTGCACAGTTCATTCTTTTCCACACAATATTGATCATTGCTTGACATGGGCTCGTTCAGAGTTTGAGGGTTTGCTAGAGAAAACACCAAATGAAGTAAATTCTTTTCTGTCTAATCCTACTCAATATGCTGCTGCCATGAGGAAGGCAGGTGATGCCCAGGCAAGAGAATTACTTGAACGTGTCTCTGAATGTCTTGGCAAGGAGCGATGCATTACATTTGAGGACTGCATAACTTGGGCCCGACTTAG GTTTGAGGATTATTTCTCAAACCGTGTGAAGCAGCTCACATTCACTTTTCCTGAAGATGCTTCTACTAGCACAGGCACTCCTTTCTGGTCTGCTCCAAAGCGTTTTCCTCGGCCTCTGCAATTTTCAGCCACCGACTCATCTCACATTCACTTCATTATGTCTGCTTCAATATTGAGAGCAGAGTCATTTGGAATTGCCATACCTGACTGGGCAAAGAACACAAGTAAGCTGGCTGATGCAGTCAATAAGGTCGCAGTTCCTGAATTTGAGCCAAAGAAAGGGGTGAATATTGTGACAGATGAGAAGGCTACTAACCTTTCTAGCGCCTCAGTTGATGATGTCGCTGTTATCGATGACCTTCTGTCCAAGTTAGAAGAATGTGCAAAGAATCTGCCTCCAGGGTTCCAAATGAAACCTATCCAATTTGAGAAG GATGACGATACTAATTTTCACATGGATTTAATATCTGGGTTTGCGAACATGCGGGCAAGGAACTACAGCATTCCCGAGGTTGACAAgttgaaggccaagttcatcgCTGGAAGAATCATCCCTGCTATTGCAACTTCAACAGCCATGGCCACAGGTCTTGTGTGCCTTGAGCTATACAAGGTTATTGCTGGTGAGCACCCTATTGAGGACTACCGCAACACATTCACCAACCTAGCGCTGCCTCTGTTCTCGATGGCCGAGCCTGTTCCAGCCAAGGTGATGAAGCACCAAGACCTTAGCTGGACCGTATGGGATCGATGGTTGATCAAGGGCGACCTGACTGTTGCGGAGCTCCTGCAGTGGTTCAGCGACAAGGGCCTCAGTGCTTACAGCATGTCCTGTGGCACGTCTCTGCTGTACAATAGCATGTTTGCAAGGCACAAGGAAAGACTGCAGAAGAAGGTTGTTGATGTCGCGAGGGAAGTCGCTAAGGTGGAGCTCCCTGAGTACAGGAGGCACATAGATATTGTGGTGGCCTGCGAGGACAATGATGGGAACGACATTGATATCCCTCTCGTGTCCGTCTACTTCCGGTAG